A region of the Camelina sativa cultivar DH55 unplaced genomic scaffold, Cs unpScaffold02501, whole genome shotgun sequence genome:
TCAACAGGTTAGAGAAATAGGACTATGATAAGAAGATAGTGTCACCTCAGTTTTTGTGTGATGCAGTTCCTCTTCGATGTGCTTCTGGATGATTGCTTCCCAAGATATGGCACTTATCTCAGTAGGATCGTCGACATTTATAAAGAACTCAACACCTCTATGCAGTAGATATTCCCCTGTAGGATATCCTGAGAAAGACAGCCATCCAAGAGGTCCCTACGAAGAATACTTTCCGGTATAAGAGACGCGCATATACATTTTACGCTAAAGAATTCTGTTGAGCAGATAAATTTCAACTACTGATAACGAGCAGGTGTGTAAACTACGTAAGATATCTCGCGAATTCCCTGGGGCATATAATTTTCAGAAGAACACGTAAGACTCACACATCAGAAATGAATACCTGGATATAAAGCTGAACTAATCTACGAACCGCCTTAGGAAACCAACAAGGCAACATCTGCAAAAGTGAGGTATCACGTGCAGTTGAGAAAAATACGCCGTCACGCCAATTCAGATACTCCGACAAAACTGATAAATTACAGTCAGAGAGAGTAAGTCCTCAATGTAAacagaataaaagaaaaagtgtgGTGGATCAGGCTTTACCATTCTTAGTCTTAGTCCGAAAAAGGTTCCCAGATATATCTTCTCCAAGACAAGCACTAACAAGCATACTCCATAAGG
Encoded here:
- the LOC104774348 gene encoding uncharacterized protein LOC104774348; this encodes MSRGVAPNGEPSVLDEIVCTVDDIAEGAGEMAALATMMCAPEPIQKSLSSGSVNRHSNSSAQCTLENLRSFLQRFPTLWSMLVSACLGEDISGNLFRTKTKNVLSEYLNWRDGVFFSTARDTSLLQMLPCWFPKAVRRLVQLYIQGPLGWLSFSGYPTGEYLLHRGVEFFINVDDPTEISAISWEAIIQKHIEEELHHTKTEVTLSSYHSPISLTC